The Streptomyces sp. R28 region ATCGACCCGGAACAGGAGGTGCTCCAGGCCGACTCGGTGGGTCTGGCCCTGCTGGTCGTGCTGGAGGCACTGGAGCCCGCCGAGCGGATCGCGTTCGTGCTGCACGACATGTTCGCGGTGCCCTTCGACGACATCGCGCCGATCGTGGAACGCTCCTCGGCCGCGACCCGCCAGCTGGCCAGCCGCGCCCGGCGCCGGGTGCGCGGTGCCACGCCCTCCACCGAGCCCGACCTCGGCAGACAGCGGCAGGTCCTCGACGCCTTCATGGCGGCCTCCCGCGCGGGGGACTTCGAGGCGCTGCTCGCGGTCCTCGACCCCGATGTGGTGCTGCGCGCCGACTCCGGGCCGCTGGTCCGCGGTGTCGCGGCGTCCAAGCTGGTGCACGGTGCGAAGCCGGTGGGCGAACAGGCGCTGCTGTTCCGGCAGTTCACGCAGCACACACAGCTCGCGCTCGTGCTCGTCAACGGCACGGTCGGGGTCCTCAACGCCCCCGAAGGGAAACCGCAGTCGGTCATGGCCGTCACCATCGCCGACGGCCGCATCACGGAGATGTACATCCTGGCCGACCCCGAGCGTCTGGGGCGCCTGGACCTGACCGGTCTGGACGCCTGACGCTCAGGCGGCCATGGCCGGTACGCCGACCGTACGGTGCGGGCTCACCACCCGCCCGTCCGGGAGGAGTTCACCGGTGTCGTCGAAGGCGATCGTGCCGTTGCACAGCAGGCTCCAGCCCTGTTCGGGGTGGGCCGACACGATCAGGGCGGCGTGATGGTCCGGGCTGTCGGCGGTGGGGCACGGGGGCTGGTGGCTGCACATGACGGCTGTCCTCACGTCTCTCCTCGACTCTCTTCGATGCGGTGGTGCTCCTGCTTTCCTCGGCTCGTATCTCATTGGTAGCCGAGCTTGTTTTCCGTTGGATGAGAAGACCCCCACAGCCCCGAAAACTCGTCGGTGAGTTTTCGTTCCGTATGCTGAACAGCATGCAAGATCAGACCGTCGACCGGGCGGACCTGCACGGGGACTGCGCGCAGTGCTTCGGGCTGTGCTGCGTCGCCCTGCCCTTCGCCGCCTCCGCCGACTTCGCGGTCGACAAGGCGGCCGGAACGCCCTGCCGGAACCTCCAGGACGACCACCGCTGCGGCATCCACGCCCGGCTCCGGCACAAGGGCTTCACCGGCTGCACGGTCTACGACTGCTTCGGCGCCGGTCAGAAGGTCTCGCAGGTCACCTTCGCCGGGAAGGACTGGCGCACGGCCTCCCGCGAGCACGCCCGGCGGATGTTCGACGTCTTCCCGGTCGTCCGCCAGCTCCACGAACTGCTCTGGTACCTGACCGAGGCCCTCACCCTGCCCGCTGCCCGCCCGCTCCGCGCCGAGCTGCAGGACCTCCTGGAGACGACCGAGGAGCTCACACGCCGGACCCCGCAGGAGCTCGGCGCGCTGGACGTGGCCGCTCACCGGCAGGAGGTCAACGTACTCCTGCTGAAGACCAGCGAGCTGGCGCGGGCCGGCACACGCGGCCGCAAGAAGGACCGCCGGGGCGCGGACCTGATGGGCGCCCGTCTCAAGGGCGTCGACCTGCGCGGAGCGAACCTGCGCGGCGCCTACCTCATAGCCGCCGACCTGACCGGTGCCGACCTGCGCGGAGCGGACCTCATCGGTGCCGACCTGCGCGACACCGACCTCACGGACGCCGATCTGACCGGCGCGTTCTTCCTGACCCAGCCCCAGCTGAACGCGGCCCGGGGCAGCGCGGGCACCCGACTGCCCGCCTCAGTCAGCCGCCCCGTGCACTGGACAGCGGAGCTCTGAGGACGCGTCCTCGACCGACCCGGCGGTGGCCGGTGCCGTAACGGCAGTCCCGGCCGCCCGCCGCTCCAGGCGCAGCCGCAGCCCCTCCGGCGTCAACGTCAGCCGCTCCGTCACCCGCAGCCGATAGGCCGGGTCGCTCCCGAACTCGTACCGGCGCAGCAGCAGCCCCAGCACCAGCGTGGCCTCGTGCAGCGCGAACTGACGCCCGATGCAGGCCCGCGCCCCCGTCCCGAACGGCTTGAAGGCGTGCGGCGGACGCGTCCGTACGGCCTTCGGATCGAAGCGATCCGGATCGAACCGCTCGGCGTCAGCGCCCCAGACCTCGGGATCGCGGTGCAGCATCGCCGTGAGCACCAGCGCCCACGCACCGCGCCGCATCGGATGGACCCCGCCGAGCACCGTGTCCTCACGTGCCTCCCGGGCGAAGGCGGGCGCCGTCGGCCACAGCCGCAGCGACTCGTCGAGGATCCGGCGCACGTACCGCAGCCTCGCCACCTGGTCGTAGCCGGGCACCGCCGTGCCGCCCCAGACGCGGTCCACCTCGGCCCGGGCGCGCTCGGCGACGTCCGGGTGCCGGGAGAGGTAGTGCAGGGCGAAGGAGAGCGCGCCGGAGGTGGTCTCGTGGCCGGCCACCAGGAAGGTGATCACCTGGCGGCGGACGTTCTGCGCGGAGAGCCGCTCGCCCGTCTCCGGATGGGCGGTCTGCAGCATCCGGTCCAGCAGATCCCCGTCCCCGGGCCCGCTCGCCGTACGGGCGCGGACCAGGTCGTCGACCGTGTGGTCGAGGTAGGCGATGTCGGCCTGGTTGCGGCGCGCGGCGCGCCGAAGCAGGAACGGCATCGGCACGGTGTTGAGCCGCTGCGCGTAGGTGAGCGTGCCGACCATCGCCGTCACGAAGGGATGGGGGCGGGCTCGCTCGAAGGAGCCGAAGTCGTGCCCGAACCCGGTGCGCGCGATGGTCTCCAGGGTCAGCTTGGTCATGTCGCCGGGCACGTCCACCGCCCGGCCCGCAGCCGCCTCGCGGTCCCAGTGGTCCATGAGCCGGTCGGCCACGGCCACCATCATCGGGTGGTAGCCCGCCATGGCCTCCCGGCTGAACCCCGGCGCCAGGACGTCGTGCGC contains the following coding sequences:
- a CDS encoding DUF5999 family protein; amino-acid sequence: MCSHQPPCPTADSPDHHAALIVSAHPEQGWSLLCNGTIAFDDTGELLPDGRVVSPHRTVGVPAMAA
- a CDS encoding cytochrome P450; translated protein: MAETVTGSGLPHGTGLPKGFRSAEQGWPELSRIPHPPHRLPLLGDVLGASRRTPLQDSLRYARELGPIFRRRAFTREFVFVWGAELTADMADESRFAKHVGLGIANLRPVVGDGLFTAYNHEPNWQLAHDVLAPGFSREAMAGYHPMMVAVADRLMDHWDREAAAGRAVDVPGDMTKLTLETIARTGFGHDFGSFERARPHPFVTAMVGTLTYAQRLNTVPMPFLLRRAARRNQADIAYLDHTVDDLVRARTASGPGDGDLLDRMLQTAHPETGERLSAQNVRRQVITFLVAGHETTSGALSFALHYLSRHPDVAERARAEVDRVWGGTAVPGYDQVARLRYVRRILDESLRLWPTAPAFAREAREDTVLGGVHPMRRGAWALVLTAMLHRDPEVWGADAERFDPDRFDPKAVRTRPPHAFKPFGTGARACIGRQFALHEATLVLGLLLRRYEFGSDPAYRLRVTERLTLTPEGLRLRLERRAAGTAVTAPATAGSVEDASSELRCPVHGAAD
- the sigJ gene encoding RNA polymerase sigma factor SigJ produces the protein MNDTDVLADRFEEHRGHLKAVAYRMLGSLAEAEDAVQEAWLKLSRSDAEDIENLGGWLTTVVGRVCLDMLRSRTRRHEEPLDDTFVPDPVIRPLSTIDPEQEVLQADSVGLALLVVLEALEPAERIAFVLHDMFAVPFDDIAPIVERSSAATRQLASRARRRVRGATPSTEPDLGRQRQVLDAFMAASRAGDFEALLAVLDPDVVLRADSGPLVRGVAASKLVHGAKPVGEQALLFRQFTQHTQLALVLVNGTVGVLNAPEGKPQSVMAVTIADGRITEMYILADPERLGRLDLTGLDA
- a CDS encoding pentapeptide repeat-containing protein → MQDQTVDRADLHGDCAQCFGLCCVALPFAASADFAVDKAAGTPCRNLQDDHRCGIHARLRHKGFTGCTVYDCFGAGQKVSQVTFAGKDWRTASREHARRMFDVFPVVRQLHELLWYLTEALTLPAARPLRAELQDLLETTEELTRRTPQELGALDVAAHRQEVNVLLLKTSELARAGTRGRKKDRRGADLMGARLKGVDLRGANLRGAYLIAADLTGADLRGADLIGADLRDTDLTDADLTGAFFLTQPQLNAARGSAGTRLPASVSRPVHWTAEL